Genomic segment of Drosophila ananassae strain 14024-0371.13 chromosome 2L, ASM1763931v2, whole genome shotgun sequence:
CAGGCCGAAGAAAGGAGACAAGGATGCggtagagagtagagagtagagaaGGCAGAGAAACCCCAAAATGGGGCGCAGCCGTTACATGTCTACCATCTACACACGAATACATAGAGATGAGgctcatttaaataaaagaaaatattttttgtcctGCCGCTTGCCTGTCCTGTCCTTTGAAGACATTGGAGTATTGGAGAATTTCCGGACTAAACGGGGGGTGGATAACGGGGGGAACCTGCGGCCAGCGCCGTCTTTTatttcgttttgttttttagtggCGGATATTTGAATATAAATGGCGCATTTAGTTAGACTCTATCAAGCACATTGCCATATATCTTTGGCAGCTTTCGGTTCTCCCTCGCATCTGGCCCTCCTGGCCCTGCCAAGGACTCAGTTCCGATTCGAGTTCGAGTCCAAGTTCGCCTTTTATCATTCGATAGTTGCGACTCCCTCGGAAAACAGGAAAGTCGTGCGGCCCGTGTCCTTATGCCTCTTTACCATTCCTCATCTGGCTTTAAAACATTCCATTTTATGTTGTAGTTTTGACAGAATGAGCAATAATCATGAATTTTGCTTAgcccataaaaaaaaactccacTCCACTCGACTCGAGACCCACCCTCCCTCCCAGAAACTTTGCCCGAACacattaaataaatgtttcgCCTCCTTTTCCTTGTAGCCTTTTTTTGCTGcgcccttttttttttttgataggGTGACAGCTTTAAAAAGGACAACCGGCactctgttgtttttttggcgGACTACGTTTCGGTCATTTTATTTAGTGACCTCCTTGGCCAGCCAGCCTCCACCCATTCGATCTCGATCCCTTTGTTTGTCGGTCAAGATTAGGAGGCATTTGCGGTCACGTTATTGCCCACTGATTAGGACAGGGACAAAGGCAAGTTAACTGCCTCACACGTAGCCTCTTTCGAGCACTCCCACCCCTCGTCCCATAAAATTCAACATCCCACCCGTTCAGTTCCCGAGGCCTAACGAGCTTTTCACTTCATTTTAGTTGCCCGCCCCAGGGGACTAAAACTGAGAGCCCTGCCTAAGGACAGCTTCCTGCAATTCAATTTTGAGGCCAGGTGACAGCATACTTATGCAGCGTCCTGTCAACGTTTGATTCTCTGTCTTGAATCCTTGGCCCACGTGCCAAGCCTCCTGACTTTCGAGCCCAGCCTCGCGGCGGGAAAGTCCATTTCGAAATTACGACCTCTTCATGCCGAATGTGTGGAAATAAATACGGAATTAGAGACTGTTTTCTCCGGCATacctttgttttgtttggtttcCACTCCCTTCACGCCCACCAGGAGCAAGGCCTACCAAGTAAATGAATGAATCCTTCCCAGCACCGAAACGCAATTCAAAACTGGTACTTGGTAACTGCAAGCAGGAAAACACTTTGCGCCTCTCCCGACTCAATGCACAACACTcactaaaatttaataaataaaaaatgatatttatatTGCTTTATAGCCTTGTTCTGCCACTGTGCCTCTGTTTTGCACCCGATTTCGTTGTTCCTCTTTGTCTATTTGCCttttgtggtttttgtttgggcgaaatattttgatgaaaaattttTTACACATTCATTTCGAGTATATTATACGAATGGCTATATTCCTACATGCATACTGGTGTGCGCCCTCCGCACAGCATATTCATATAGACGCTTGCATTTTGCATATTTCTGCGTTtgcgtttttataaataaagagACACAAGAGTGGCCGAGAGCGACAGGTAACAGGCACTGGTGGCAGCGTGACACCTATTCTTCCGTTTAAATCAAACTATTCCTAAAGATTCCCTAAAACCACtaccaaatatttatgctctaaaaaaggatatttataaatttcatCTCCTTATCTATAATTTCACACACCGCATGTGGCATTTTTGAGTCGAACCTAGTTCTAAACCGCAAAGGTTTCcatggcgtatgagtgatttaATTAAGCCCAAATAAGCAAAGTGTTGGCAGCTCCGAACATATGTTTTTGCTCGGCTGCCTCCCTTAATTATAAATgccaaaattgaaaattgcgTGTGCACAcattaataaaatatcaagtatacgccccGGAAACCAATTGTGGCTTTATTAGTGATTAAGCCCTGTCTAAACTATTTAATATTCGTGGCAATAAAATGTTGCAAGTCGATGGGTTTTAATATTCAAAGAGCTCACTCTCACGCGCCCATCCCCAGCGAACGTTCATTTTGTatatatcactcatacgccatggtgacgcaatatttttgtttgtttgatgCGCTCCCCACTGGCCTTGCCTTTTGGCCAGGGCCGACGTAAATCCCAAACCGGAATGagagaataaaatataatcccTTGGCGAAAAATTTAAACTATGCTGGTTAGAGATTAAACATTTAAGAAGCTGGGGCAATAATTTACAGCGCTTGTTGAGTCGATCCTTTCGCAGAGGTTAATCGGGTTAATCCTGTCGGGCTTCAGGTTAGGTTCTGCTTCGGTGGCTGGCTCCGCAACGGACCCGCTCGGATCCGGCAACTTACCGCTTTTGATGCTCGGCTCGCGCTTTATGGACGGGGCTTTCCGCAGGGTCTTGGTCTTGAACTCGGGCTTGGGCTCCTCCTTCGGCTCCTTGAGGAGCTCATCGATCTTGGGTACCTTTTTGAGCACGGGCCTGATCTTGGCCAGGTCGTCGGTGCTCTTGCTGGGCAGCGGCTTCTCCTCGCGCTTTACGTGCCGCAGCTTCGGCTTCTCCAGCTTGAAGCGCAGCCTCCGCTCCCGCTCCTCCTCCGTTTCGCCCTCCTCAGcgtcgtcgtcctcctcgGGCGCCACCTTCTTCATCGACTTGTCCCGCTTGACCACCACGCTGCGCAGTTTGGGTTTCTCTAAAGTGAAACGTTGGCTCAACTCACTTTCCGGTTCCGCCTTCTTGTTGACGGTGGTGGGTCGCAGCTGGGCGGCCTTCTTCACGTGCTCCGGCACCTTCTCGTCCACGACGgtgtcctcctcctcctcgctctcctcctcctcggacTCGGTCTCCTCCTCGCTCTCTTCCTCCTCAGACTCGGTTTCCTCTTcggtctcctcctcctcgctcTCCTCTTCCTCGGAAGAGGACTCTGGCGGTGGAGTCGgctccttcttcttcttcaaggCCGAAGTAGTGGCCACTGGCTTTTTGAGGCCCACGGCGGGGGCAGCCTTTTTAACCGTCTCGGGAGCTTTCTTGCTGCTCACCGGTTCCGGAGTCTTTTTCACCGTGGTGGCTGTGGCCGCTGGTGTTGCTTTCTTGGCGGGCTCAGCCACCTTCTTTGCTGGCTCCGTGGCGGTGGTTTTCTTTACGGTTGTGGTCGGAGTAGTTCCAGCTTTTGGCTTAGTTGTTGTGGATTTTTCGCCGTTTTCCTTGGCAGCCggcgtcgtcgtcgtcgtcgtgtTGGTTTTCTTCGCCCAAGGTGTGCTGCTGGGCTTTGTGGCGCTGGAGGCGGCGGTGGCGCCGCCATCGTCCTTCACCCATGGGGGACGGAAGGTGGTGCGTCCGCCGGGCGCACTGCTCCCAGTGCTAGTGCCCGTTCGGGCCGTTCCAAATGGCATCTCGTAGACTGTTTTAACTGTTTGACTTTTTGCTGGAGTTTTTTTTAACAACTTTTCCTCGGTGgttgatatttatttttttgttgttgttggtctCGAGGGGCTGATGTCGCCACGCCCACTTGTCGTCAACTGTCTATTTGCACactctttttaaataatttgccGTGAATTCTTTGGCTATTTTTTCCCGTTTTCCCGTTTCTCTTGGCGGCCCTGCTGATGAAAACACAAAACTTTGCACATTAGCACCGACGAGGGAGAGTCGCGACTCGCGAGTTGTCCAAAAAGTTCTTTCATTCAGATTTTCCGTGttttttccttaaatatttgtttgtttgtttttgttctctttattttttacgcGTACTTTTGTTCGAATagatttttatacattttttcagCGCGAATTTGTTGCTTAGAATTTCATTCGCGGCCCGCTGCCGACGACGAGCAACAGCTGTTTGAGATATTTTCAATCCGATTCAATTCATTTCAATTCGTGTATATTTGGGTATGTTTCATTTTCAATGTTATTTTTAACTGGATGCGCTCATTAGCTTGTTTTAGTCTCTGATTCTGCCACTGAGAGCCAGAATGTAGGCCTTTGTGTCATAGTCATGGACAGGGGCATTTGTGGGGTGGACTGGGCTGGGGCGAGGTAGTTAGGGGTACTATCTATACAGTGTATACACCCTGGGGAAGAAGAGGGTACCGGAGCGGAGGGACTAACGCATCAACAAATCGCAACTAACAGGAATGCTTTTGGAAATGCACACAGAAACAGATACAGTTGTTGTCAGAGTAGGAGCCTGTGCAACAGGAcactttattaattttatgaaGCCTTGAAACCAATTGATTAtcaaatatattaatatgCATTTAATACTGTTCTATTTAGACACAGATTGAATTAATTTTGGCATAATTAATACAAGCCACAAACCCAGAGTGGCTGCATAAAGTCATTTTACTAATAGATTCAGATTGCATATTAAAATTTGGGGCAactgtttaatatatttaacaaGTATTCTCATAAGAAAAATGAACGCTTTTACGAAATCAATGGTTTATTAATACTTGTTTATACATTTTAACAATATATTATGATATATTAAAGTATATCAGACTATTTAAACTTTGAAATTCGGAAATTAAGTCCACTTTTTCAGTTAAAATGCACTCTGGCCCTATTATTCTGACCACAACTGTTCCTCCGGATGAATGTCCAGCTAAACGGTGGTGTGCGTGTCCGGTTATATCTATCCGTGCATATGCACTCCAATAAACAGCAGCTCCGGCCAAAGGAAAGGCAAATGGAAAGCAGCAAGATCAACAACAACGCCAAACAGAAAcaagagcaacaacaacgtGTGCCACTGGCTGCGATATGTAAAAGgcgaaaatatttaattttaggtTCTTTGTCCGTCGAGAGGCGGTGGTGGTGAAAAAAAATCTAGAGAGCGAGCCGACCCGCCAAAGTAGTAGAGACAAAACGGAACCAAATCGACGGAATAAAAGGAAACACATCTCCGGCGCTTTCGCCTTTTGGCCCGTTTTTTGTATCTCGTTCTGCCTGttctgtttttattgttgcttttgtttttattcaaCTGGCTCGTTTCACAAAGTAGACAGAAAAACGTACACAAAACTGGGTGTATGGAGCAAAATATCCAGAGCCAAAAAAAAGCGAGTTCGGGGAGGCAAAATGAAATCCGAATTTGTTTCATTCCATTGCCATTTCCATGGCATTTTCACCCACATCCACACAACCATCCTCTCCACTCCACCCACTCTGCTCCGGCTGCCTACATATTCATTTCAATTTCTCCCGTTCAGGGCGACAGGCGATTGCAAATTTTTGGCCAGAACCGAGAGGCCGAACACTTTCTCGGGCTTTCTTGCACGGAGGCGTTAATTAAACATGAcatgcaaataaaaattatacttAGGAATATTCCAGCAGCCATGCGGCAGAGAAgtgggtgaaaaaaaaaactgaaatttcAATTAACATTGTTAACGAGAATCTGGCGCACTGGACGGCTAATTTGGCTTGAAATTCGTGCGGAATTCAGTTTGGAATACCAAAATATAGCGAGAGAAATGGATGCCAGGCCATATTTCATCCTAAGATTGCCTGTCAACAAActaaaaaattggaaaagacaaaaaaacaagatGGACAGAACGTTTAAAAATATCGGCGGTGGGATATTTTTGGAGCACCCATTCATAACGCCCCTCCAGAGATTTATTAGATCGATTGGCCAGTGACAACTGCTGAGCAGAGCAGAGCGCTTTCCCAAGCAGAGTTGTGCGCATTTTGCAACCCAAATGTACACGAAACCGATGCTATATTTTTGGATATTTCACggatttttcagatttttattATGTGTATTAATTGGTTCATTCGTGCGCTCGTTCGTTGCAGTTTGCGTTGCACGTTGAACGCTCTATACgtatatactatatatctATGTGTAACATATATGTCTGTATCGGTTGGGTCAGACACCCGCGCACCACCACAACCGCAAAACACGAACACAATAgcacacacactaacacacacgAAGAGCCACACAGAGTGAATTTTCAGCaatggcagcaacagcagcgccTATGACGGCGTTTCAAAAACTAAATTCATACATTTTCCAACGGCCCGGCGATGCccgatttcaaaaaaatttcaaaatttttcacgCTCTCGGACGCTGTCTTCTCTCTCTGTTAGTAGGTAGGTGCCTTGGGGCACCTCTTGGGGCTCTCTTCGGATGAGCATAATGAAGTGAAATGAAAATTTTGTTGACCGACAGAGGAATATTTTTAGCATCTTTTCATTTTCGGCACGCCGAGGGGCAGCCGAGCGGTGGGTGTTGGGTGGTTTGTGCTCTAGCGGATCCGATTGACCTTACGGCAGGTGCAGTTCAATGGAATTATTAATAACCGTATATGTGGCCCACTCCAAGGATGGCCCTTCGAATACCCCTCGCTGTCCGCTCATTAGGTGGCTCTTATCAGAGCCCTCCCAGTGAATGGGCCTCAATTACGCAAGTTTCTCGACACGGCGTGGGTGTCGCAGCTAATTTCGGGACGGTTCCAAGGGGGTGTTTGGTTGAGTTGAGGATGGTGtgtggtgggtgggtggtggccTTACCCTGTGATAAAAACCACTCGTCTAAAAAGTCCAAGCCCATTAGTGCTTCTGTGTGATGGTCTGACTGTCGCTAAGATTTTCTGAATTCTCTCCGAATCGCTTTCAATATTTACATTGTCTGCCGAGTGGTTGCTGGCTCCTCTTCTTGATCACTCAGTTGTGGTTGACATTTGTCTTGGGTGGTGCaatcgatcgatcgatcgatcggCTAGTGCGTGGCTGTATTTATTGATCGCATATCGATTAGACTAGGGCTAGAGTAGGTTGGGTTGGGGGTTCTCACTATTAATTAAATGAGATAACTTCTCATAACACTTCCTTTTTGCATCTCCCTTGTGGACGGAATAAAAAGCGtccatttacatttttttcaacaCATTGCGAAAcatgaaaataatattattctaTTGAGTGTAAGCTGGTTTTTTATTCACTGTCCGGTGCACATATCAAATAGTTGTTATCTCTTTTTTTGTGgaatgaaattttaaaaatattactccTTTAAACACAGCCGGAAAATATGCAGAGAATTTTTTGTGACGGAAGCATCTGCCGAGAAGTATGCTAGGCACGAGAAGCCATTTTAAATGGCAATCAATGAGCGCTTGTGTGATGGTAGTGGTGAGATTTTCCACGGGGCTGTTTAATATTTGGCTTAAAAGCGATTGTGCGGACATTTTCTATTTGACTTCAGTTTCCCCTTGGGGGCtttaataattcataaaacTGTTTTTAGCCCAGTTCAGTTTTTTCTTTCGCTATCTATCGGTTCTGGGGGCCCCCAGCCTCCGGCAACCAGTGCCAAATAGTCGGAAAAGCGAGGTCGTCAACGCTTTCAGCGCCGCGTGCCTCGCAAAAACTTGTCCCATCGAAATCGAATTTGACGCAAATTAATTGCTATTTGATTTGACAACTGCGTTGTGGGTGGCCAGAGAGGAGCCAGTACAAAGACACCAGATGGGGGTTATGCTTATGTAAGTGTTATCATCTAGAAATTGCTTTATTTGTGAAATGTTCGAAGAGACATCTAATGAATACTGAATGAACTCCTTGGCATTGTGCGGGGAGCCGAGCTCGTTGTGGCTTCGCTCAACCTCTGGCGGGTTGAGGCTTGTATTGGCTTGGATTGGATCCAGCGGGCCTAGGCCTTGGGTGCTGCTGGCTGCGATTTGGCAATTGGTGGCTGGGGATGCACGTGGGGCTCCACCGGCGCCTGGGTCGTAGTGGCCTCGGTGGTGTTCAGCTTGGTGAAGTGCGGCCAGCTGGAGATCTCCTCAAAGAGCCTGCCGCCGGGGCACTCGGTGTCCCGAACCTGCCGGTGACCCAGGAGCTTGTAGGTGGGATCAATATAGCCCTTGTACACGCCGAAGGCGATCAGGTTCTTGGCCGCATCCAGCATCTGTTTGGGCGGGAGTTCAGCTAAAAGGATGACAATAATGGGTTAAAATTGGGTTCAGTTTTCCTGGGAAACCTTCACTTACTTCTCCAGTCTCCGATGAGGACAATGCCCACGCTCTTGTCATTGTACTTGGGGGCGTGCGCTCCGATGACGTTGAAGCCCCTGCCGGTGTAGATCATGCCATCTCCGCCTATGCCGAAGCTGTATCCGATATCATTCCACCCGCGCTCCAGTTGGTGGAAGTCCTGCATGTCGCGCATGCTCTTCATGCACTCCAGCGTGCTGAAGCAGACTCCCGGCATGTACGAGTGGTGGATGATCACGTAGGGGGCTGGGCCCTCGAAGTGCTCCACGGATTTTGGCAGCCGGGCGCCCCAGTCGGAGCGGGATAGTAGTCGAGCAGTGCCCGCTCCATTGTCCATATTCGCCGGCATGTGCTGGC
This window contains:
- the LOC6499437 gene encoding peptidoglycan-recognition protein LB isoform X1, with the translated sequence MECYSQHMPANMDNGAGTARLLSRSDWGARLPKSVEHFEGPAPYVIIHHSYMPGVCFSTLECMKSMRDMQDFHQLERGWNDIGYSFGIGGDGMIYTGRGFNVIGAHAPKYNDKSVGIVLIGDWRTELPPKQMLDAAKNLIAFGVYKGYIDPTYKLLGHRQVRDTECPGGRLFEEISSWPHFTKLNTTEATTTQAPVEPHVHPQPPIAKSQPAAPKA
- the LOC6499437 gene encoding peptidoglycan-recognition protein LB isoform X3, giving the protein MTALGLVLLSMMGYSQHMPANMDNGAGTARLLSRSDWGARLPKSVEHFEGPAPYVIIHHSYMPGVCFSTLECMKSMRDMQDFHQLERGWNDIGYSFGIGGDGMIYTGRGFNVIGAHAPKYNDKSVGIVLIGDWRTELPPKQMLDAAKNLIAFGVYKGYIDPTYKLLGHRQVRDTECPGGRLFEEISSWPHFTKLNTTEATTTQAPVEPHVHPQPPIAKSQPAAPKA
- the LOC6499437 gene encoding peptidoglycan-recognition protein LB isoform X2 yields the protein MGDKASGSVSTSPLDCHSHSCPAPQPTDLSPTDFEQFKQQLSSGCGYSQHMPANMDNGAGTARLLSRSDWGARLPKSVEHFEGPAPYVIIHHSYMPGVCFSTLECMKSMRDMQDFHQLERGWNDIGYSFGIGGDGMIYTGRGFNVIGAHAPKYNDKSVGIVLIGDWRTELPPKQMLDAAKNLIAFGVYKGYIDPTYKLLGHRQVRDTECPGGRLFEEISSWPHFTKLNTTEATTTQAPVEPHVHPQPPIAKSQPAAPKA